In one window of Mesorhizobium sp. B2-1-1 DNA:
- a CDS encoding pilus assembly protein: protein MLLKKFWRSKSGNFALLLGIGLPAILSAVAFAADVSTIMRAKSNLQNALDAANLASSHLGDLDITRTDAFNRYFQANVAGHGELTNARATLTVDRGVNFVKTKAVASADVDLNFAFLLGESRHIVVDASAVESNNQLEVVLVLDNTGSMAGAKIAALKTATDNLLKYLEAAQSPTRKVRVALVPFVTAVNVNGDGFDPSWIDMDGKSSTNGINFPVINDKRPNHMALFRQLMKDPASAAKLTGWKDGKGEDTGWKGCVEARPGVLNIADTPPDPRYPDTLFVPYFAPDSPGKGTRPSSGYSNDAYHYNNSFIDDAPDEAKLARNGGLNILGIDLSGLLGSAAGLLRGDLETVAKYVAPQNTAIATAVTNDPNALQLTVGPNRSCPSPIVPLTEDFTKLRNEAAKMLAWAGSGTNVSEGLAWGQRVLSPGAPYAEGTPWKTPGVSKIVMLLTDGENVVYGASNETTKSDYTSYGFLAGSTYGAAGRLGSDNQTTAARNVDGWTKSVCTQLKKQGAEIYTMVLQSDTAANRTLYSACASDPSDYYAVNDPNKLPNVFQQIANKFSKLQLTN from the coding sequence ATGCTTCTCAAGAAATTCTGGCGCTCGAAAAGCGGCAACTTCGCGCTTTTGCTCGGGATCGGCTTGCCGGCCATCCTGTCGGCGGTGGCCTTCGCAGCCGATGTCTCCACCATCATGCGGGCCAAGAGCAACCTGCAGAATGCGCTCGACGCGGCAAATCTCGCCTCCTCGCATCTCGGCGATCTGGACATCACCCGCACCGACGCCTTCAACCGCTATTTCCAGGCCAACGTAGCCGGACATGGCGAACTCACAAATGCGCGGGCCACGTTGACGGTCGACAGGGGCGTCAACTTCGTCAAGACGAAGGCCGTCGCCTCGGCTGACGTCGATTTGAACTTCGCCTTCCTGCTCGGTGAGAGCAGGCACATCGTGGTCGATGCCTCGGCGGTCGAATCGAACAACCAGCTCGAAGTGGTGCTGGTTCTGGACAACACCGGCTCGATGGCCGGCGCCAAAATTGCTGCCCTCAAGACAGCGACGGACAATCTGCTCAAATATCTGGAAGCGGCGCAATCACCGACGCGCAAGGTCCGCGTGGCGCTGGTACCCTTCGTCACGGCTGTCAATGTCAACGGCGACGGGTTCGACCCGTCCTGGATCGACATGGACGGCAAGTCATCCACCAATGGAATCAATTTCCCCGTCATCAACGACAAGCGTCCCAATCATATGGCGCTGTTCAGGCAGTTGATGAAAGATCCGGCCTCTGCCGCCAAATTGACGGGGTGGAAGGACGGCAAGGGGGAGGATACGGGTTGGAAAGGCTGCGTCGAGGCGCGGCCTGGTGTCCTTAATATCGCCGATACGCCGCCTGATCCACGTTACCCTGACACTCTGTTCGTGCCTTATTTCGCGCCGGACAGTCCGGGAAAGGGGACGAGACCTTCCAGCGGCTATTCAAACGATGCCTATCACTACAACAATTCCTTTATCGACGACGCCCCTGATGAGGCCAAACTTGCTCGGAATGGCGGACTGAATATTCTCGGAATAGACCTGAGCGGCTTGCTTGGAAGTGCTGCCGGGCTTTTGCGAGGTGATCTTGAAACAGTCGCCAAATATGTGGCGCCGCAGAACACCGCCATTGCCACCGCGGTCACAAACGATCCAAACGCCTTGCAATTGACGGTGGGGCCAAACCGGTCCTGTCCCTCGCCAATCGTCCCCTTGACCGAAGACTTTACAAAACTTCGCAACGAGGCCGCCAAGATGCTTGCATGGGCGGGGTCCGGCACCAATGTTTCCGAGGGCCTGGCCTGGGGCCAGCGGGTGTTGTCGCCGGGTGCGCCATACGCCGAGGGTACGCCTTGGAAGACGCCTGGGGTGAGCAAGATCGTCATGTTGCTCACCGACGGCGAGAATGTCGTCTACGGCGCCAGCAACGAGACGACCAAGTCAGACTATACGTCCTATGGTTTTCTCGCGGGCTCAACCTATGGCGCTGCCGGTCGGCTTGGATCGGACAATCAGACCACCGCCGCGCGCAATGTCGACGGATGGACCAAAAGCGTCTGCACGCAGTTGAAGAAGCAGGGCGCCGAAATCTACACGATGGTGCTGCAATCCGATACCGCCGCCAACCGCACGCTTTACAGCGCCTGCGCCTCGGATCCCAGCGACTACTACGCCGTCAACGATCCAAACAAATTGCCGAACGTGTTCCAGCAGATCGCCAACAAATTCTCGAAATTGCAACTGACGAATTGA
- the rpsF gene encoding 30S ribosomal protein S6, which yields MALYEHVFLARQDLSQQQVDALVEQYKGVISANGGSVGRVENWGLKSLTYRVNKNRKAYYTLMDLDCPPAALNEMERQMGLSEDVLRFLTIKVDAHEEGPSAMMQKREERSERGGFGDRDRGDRGPRSFGDRDRGDRPPRSFGGDAGGDRGPRRPREGFEGGAE from the coding sequence ATGGCTCTTTACGAACATGTGTTTCTTGCCCGGCAGGACCTCTCGCAGCAGCAGGTCGATGCGCTTGTCGAACAGTACAAGGGCGTCATCTCCGCCAATGGCGGGTCCGTCGGCCGGGTCGAGAACTGGGGACTGAAGTCCCTCACCTACCGGGTCAACAAGAACCGGAAGGCATACTACACGCTGATGGATCTTGACTGCCCGCCGGCAGCGCTCAACGAAATGGAGCGCCAGATGGGCCTGTCCGAGGACGTGCTGCGTTTCCTGACCATCAAGGTCGATGCGCACGAGGAAGGTCCTTCCGCCATGATGCAGAAGCGCGAAGAGCGCTCGGAACGCGGCGGCTTCGGCGACCGCGACCGCGGCGACCGTGGTCCGCGCTCGTTCGGCGACCGTGATCGCGGCGATCGTCCGCCACGCAGCTTCGGCGGCGACGCTGGTGGCGATCGTGGTCCGCGCCGTCCGCGCGAAGGCTTTGAAGGGGGTGCAGAATAA
- the rpsR gene encoding 30S ribosomal protein S18, with protein MVDINQIPTRRPFHRRRKTCPFSGANAPKIDYKDVRLLQRYISERGKIVPSRITAVSQKKQRELAKAIKRARFLGLLPYVVR; from the coding sequence ATGGTCGACATTAACCAGATCCCGACCCGGCGCCCGTTCCATCGCCGCCGCAAGACCTGCCCGTTCTCGGGCGCCAACGCGCCCAAGATCGATTACAAGGACGTGCGCCTCCTGCAGCGCTACATTTCCGAGCGCGGCAAGATCGTGCCGTCGCGCATCACCGCCGTCAGCCAGAAGAAGCAGCGCGAGCTCGCCAAGGCGATCAAGCGCGCCCGCTTCCTCGGCCTGCTGCCCTACGTGGTTCGCTAA